A region of the Oncorhynchus clarkii lewisi isolate Uvic-CL-2024 chromosome 4, UVic_Ocla_1.0, whole genome shotgun sequence genome:
CTTACTCGTCTGTGTGTTTAATTTCCTAGAAACGTCCGTAACACTCGCTATGATGAGGAGAATCGAGTGATCTGGCGGGATCTGCTCCTACCCATTCCAACTGATCCTACCAAGAAAGTGGATGTGGGTTTAACTCAAACTGGATTTTACCCTGATTTTAACCTATACCCTCATTGTACTCACTTTATAGCTGTTCTCCCTTGTCTGTTTGACTTTATAAGGTATGTAGCATTGTCTATCCCCATGGTTTACTGTTGTGTCCTGGTTAGGTGGGGCAGCTGAAATGTCCTGTTCTAATGATTGTGGGTGAGGATGACCAAAACTGGCCTGCCACTGAGTCAGCAGAGGACGTGAGTACATTTTCTAACAATGCTTGGATTGCTGCAGAAATATGTATTATTAAGTGGTACTACTGTAATTTTTTAAGAGGTTctactgtaaaaaaataaatatatatatatacaatatgtTTTTGACGCCCAACACTTTGATGTAGAACTGACAGAGTTCTTGTGCCTcctcagatgaagcagatgatgGAGAAAGCAGGAAACAGTCACCTGCTGACCACTCTGTCCTACCCTGGAGCTGGTCACCTGATTGAACCTCCGTATAGTCCTCATATCCGTGCCAGCAACTTCATGGTGGCTGGGACAAAACAAAAGTGTAATTTAAcgttggttttgtgtgtgtggtgtgtttgtgtcctTGTTATTATCAGAGACAGTTTGACAGTATCTTATTTTCTGTTTTGGGGATGTGTCATTTTTTACTGCTAATCGACAATACAACACACATTATCACAGTGATATGGTTGCAATGACTCATTTGTCTGGTAATATGTGAAGAACTCTCGTCACACATGCTGTTTGTTTTGCCTGGAGATAGACAAATTACTCCCCGTTAATTTTTTACGAGgcaataaatacaatttaaatcaAGTACATTACATACTGTCAGTCTGAAGAGCAATTTAAAAGTAATGGCTGTTTCCATGGCTGTTTCTAGCAAACATATAGAAATGGGTTGTGTGACGCAGTGGAATAATCACACTTGTTCTCTTTATGTTTGATGCTTCCCCTCCTGATTTGATTGCAGTGGTGGTTCTTTGGGGAGGAGAGACAGCACCACACGGTCACGCACAGGAAGACTCCTGGAAGAAGATCCTTTCTTTTCTGGAGGAGCACCTATATCGAAGCACAGATGTGACCTCACAGTCAAATCTGTGACCAGGCCAGAGACACAGACATATTAATAATTTTTTTGCAATTATGACTTATCTTAATTCTCATTAGAGATGTGATGAAAAAATAATTATGTTGACACAAGTGTGCATGGGAATAAACCACATAAATCAACGAGCCTATGTCTTAATCCAAATTCCGTGTCATTCCCTTTCTCCTGGTTTTGGTGATCTACACGAGCCATAACGTTCAAAGATTGAGAAGATCTCTCAGAGTTAGTGCATTGTTACAAATGTTTCATACAGTCTTTCATTTCAATTAAATAGACCTTATCACTGCTTTCTTTCCAGTTTTACTGCTGTCACTAGCAATATTGCATCTAAACCTGATAATTTACTAATGTGCATTTCTACTTTTACAAAGGCGCTTCTACTAATAGGTTGTACAAAATTGCCTTCCTTGAATAAAGGAAAGCCTTTGAAAATGTAAGAACTCACCCCATTCCTTTTTTTCATGGTCAGTTTTTATCTGAATATCAAATCATCTCTGGATAACAGTtgtgtaccttactgtgattgtttccgTTTGACCATTTTAATATCAAACAAAGTCACTATTCTCATTCACAAAATATCAAGAGGTTCTCGAGAGGTATCGATTCTCAAGTGACACTATTGTAATGTAAATTTACAAAATGATCACATCTCGGGCACTACCTCACGAGGTCATGCACTTGCCCTAcagttgtcccccccccccccccccctccaagcgGATCATTGTAAACAGAATTCTCGTTCAGCCCAACAGTCCTATAGTATAAATGGTAATAGCAGAGCAAAGTTTTTGAAACAACTGAAATGTATAGACATTTTCCTAATATTTGAGACTTATTTGAAATTACTATTTTAGGCTAGAAATACATGACGTTACCGATTTGTTTCCCCACGCCCAGATGGGATCAGAACGCATACGCTTCTCGTGGCTACCTGCAGCTGGGGTTGTAGGTTACAATTGATCAGACTGAAGCACAGATGAATTGTGCACGAGTTGACCATTTTATGTTGTGGGGGAGATGGTCTTCCAGATAATGAAGCTCGGCAAGCCCTGCAGTGAATTCACTTATACACACTTTGTCAGTCGCAATTTGCTTTTACCACGTAATGATTTGCATGATATTGATAAAAATGAAGCCTGGTTTGTTGTAAGGTAGGCCTGCTGTTGTTTTATATTGTATGAGAAGAGTAATCGTACATTTTTGATAGGTTAACGTTTCTTGATGAAGACATGCTGTTAGCAAGTCTGTGCTTTTGTCATGTCAGCAAAATTGTAGGCTAATGAGTGTAGCCTACAGACAACAAAAACTAAGCCATTTGTCTGCCCATGCTTGTGAATTGTTGCATTATTCCAAAGTGTAATATGGTTAAGATGAAAAGTCGCTTGCATAGTTGTAACATGCTCACTGGCTAGTGTCTGCTGAGATATTTATAGTAAATGTCCCTTGCCAAGCCCCCAATCTCTCGGCACATGACATTCCTTTGCTAATGTAAATTGAAATGTTAATGTACATATGATGTAAATTGAAATGTCTTCGCGCTGCCTCTTCTGGTCAATGAGATAAGCTCCATAAATAACTTCTTAGTAAAGAgccatttctcaagcaagaattttgataggcctgggagtggtctgagtggggaggagaatatactgttattggcagagaggttcggGAACTGTCTTTCCTTTTGTTCTGTTAAAGATGCACTATTCAGAAATCACTGCCTTTTCCTGggtgctaaaattctaatagtttgcctaatttcagtttgtgacaaaacaagcaagtatttAAACCGcggtgatatatattttttataaccaaaaatattgtattttcagctgtttgaagctggtgtacaaaactgaaaaaaACAAAGAACACAAAGCATAGAAATTGCAGACATGGAATAGATCtatcgcttcttagacttgctttcgatgagaatgacagatttataacaaacatttctatgtgaatttggtcaggtctcccaaaaagttatattgcagctttaactagGCAGGGAGGCCAAAACTCCAGCCCactaaaacaggctgaaatttcagacaGTCTTTTCATACCGTCCTTACACTAGAAGGACGTTATCATCATGTTTTGAGGTCTGATAAATATTGTTTGTGAAGTTTAGAGAAATGTACGCTCTGACATGTTCATTGTTGAATGTTATTAATTGATTTCAATGTCAAGGAGACCCATGATAAAGGCTGTTTCATGCAGTATTTTGTCTGGAGTTAGATGTTAAACTGGTGATATCCGGTTCTTTGTTGATGACAAAGTGCGTGGGAGATCAAGGACAGTGATCTAATACATGAAGTCATAGTTCATAAATACGCACGGGCAGTCCCTGTAAGGGCAAAGCATCCCAGAACATTTCTGTAACATAGGGTTCAGCCAGTTCAGACAAACAAAGGTGCATCTTCTCTTAGTTTCTATTACGAGAGGGTCAATGCATTTGTTTTAGAGGACATTTCCACTACAACAATCTGTGACATGAATTCTGTTCCTGTGTTGACTGTAAAACCATGGAGAGCCCTCTTTGATGAGAAGTTCCATGTGGTTGTGAGGAACTTACCACCGACACAGGAGGTCACACTACATTCTTTACATCAGTCTGAAGACACAGACTACTGGGAGGCGTTTGGACACTATGTCAGTGATGCTCAGGGAAGGGTCACAGGTGAGAGATATTATTTCATCATATCTTTAACCAATTTCTAAAGAAACACCTCTAAATACCAATGGGAAACATTCAGTAATAATGCTAAATCATCTTTGtctgagacagtaccttcatagAAGTATTagggaaagtcacccagtaaaatactacttgagtaaaagtctagaaATATTtgcttttaaatgtacttaaataTCAAGAGTAAATGCaactgctaaaatatacttaagtatgaaaaggaaaagtataaatcatttcaaattcattgtattaagcaaaccagaaggcaccatttttttttacatttatggatagccaggggcacgctctaacgctcagacataatttacaaactaagcatttgtgtttcgtgagtccaccagatcagaggcagtagggatgaccagggatgttctcttgattagtTCGTGAATTGGAcgattttcctgtcctgctaagcatttaacATGTAAGGAGTACATTTGGGTGTcagaaaattatttaaaaaagtaAGAAATACATCATTTTCTTTTTGAAAaggtaaagtaaagtacagattttTTTACTTAaatgctttacaccactggtctgAGATTGATATAGTATGACGAGGTTAATGATCTATTATCATCAAGTACCTGAATGAGGTAAAAAAAAGTACGTGACAGATTTTGACAGACTGCTCAGTGTAAGTGAAAAATGTTTGGCTAAAGTAGACACATTTGAATCGTAAATTAATCTCTGGGCTACTTTATGTGCATGTAGTTACCAAAAGTTTGGaccttgtttttttgtttatagTTGCCAAAGATGAAAGTTTTGGGGGCACATATGAGGGTGTTGATCCAATGGGTTTGTTGGCGAGCATGAGACCAATACCTGGTAGTAGAACTGGACTCAGGTAAGCACTTCAACCCCATCTGATTTTGTTAACGTTTCATTTTTGGAGATTGTGTGCTTTTGAACCTCTCAGTATCCCACTGCTGCCACCATATGTAATGATGCCACCAGCTGTTCTGTTGGTACTTTCTGACCCTTAGATTCAGGATCAAAGAAGTCCACACTCCCATGGTGGTGCACATCTCTGTGTACAGGGGACACGTGAGTCAGGGGTTCAGAGAGCAGGTGGCCCTGGCGAGTTTCGTCACAGAGCGCTGGTACATGGCCCCCGGAGTCCGCAGGGTCGACATCACAGAGGGAGGGGTCACAGGTACCCTGTTCCTGCCACCAGGTAAACTACATGCCTAGTATACTGAGTGATCACATCCGTGCAGGACAATTTGTATCGGTGGTTGTTCACTGTAACTGCATTCACTACAAGGGGAGTGTATGTTTTAGTTGCTTGAACTAGGTTCAAGACACATACAACAATACATCAATGATTTACTTTTGTTATGTTTAAATTAACCTTGGAAAATGAATAGTAAAGCTAAAACCATGTTTATTCACCCATTGGGTTATACAGCTGCATAAGACAAAGACATGGTTCcaccagtggtagtatatatacCCCAGTTTAGGAGGAGTCTCCTCCTCTCTAAACATAACTTCCTGTCTAGTAATAAAGATGTAGTGATGGTGTCAacaaactgttccttctcccttaatgtgacctgACCGCACCTCGGCACCCTTCCTCACTAAACCACATctctccacccttatcagtgCCTGCCAACATGTGATCGTCTTTCCTTCACTcagtacattccaagcttaattgccTACACCAAatacattcctcctacagataaccattaacttctggtgtataAACCAGACTATGGCACTCCTCATGTTTCTAGTACAACTGATGATTAACAATATTTAAAGTCCGACCCCATCACTATGGAGGACAGAACTAAAGAACTATACAGTACATGGATGTAAAGATGCATGCTCTGCTCTCAGGTAGACACTAACAATAATGTTTTTTGCCATGTCATCCTGAAGGTCCCGGACCCTTCCCTGGAGTTTTAGACATGTGGGGAGGTGGTGGCGGCCTGGTGGAATATAGAGCTGCTCTCTTAGCATCCCACGGTTTTGCTGCCATGGCGTTAATGTACCTCTTCCCAGATGCACAGAAAGCTGCTACCATTGGCTTCCATTACATTGAGGTGTGTAACTGCCCCATTTTCTTATGGAGATACAAAAGAGGAATTGACTTGGGGACTTTGAAAACCACTGTCTTACATACTGTATAATGTTGATTTCTTGTCTCAGAATGCTTTCAGACTGCTGCAGGATCACCCTCTAGTGGCCTCTGACAAAATTGCCCTGCTTGGCACATCCTTTGGTGCCTCAGTCGCTTTATCCCTCGCTGTCTCAGAAACTGTAAAAGTACGTCTATATGCAAGTCCTTTCATCTCCTGTTCATTTTCTGGATAAACATGCATTTGTACTTGCACCAGACCAATAATGCCCCTGTCTTAATTCATCAGTATGATTTTCCGATTTGTGGTTGCGAAATGTTTACCATGTTGCATGCAGTGATATTGGAAAGTAAATTGCATTCATGTCTATCTATACATTTTATTGATCACTGTATGAGTCTAAATGATGTATGTTTCTctggaaaaaaatgtaattatccAATATGTTCAGTGTAAATGAACGGTTGTCTACCTTTTTAGCCAATATGTTGTGTGTGCATCAGTGGCAGCCATGTTCTTACACTCAAAGCCAACCAGTCCATTGCGGAATCCTTCAAAGTGATGAAAGAGTGAGTTTGtacatgtgtttgtgtatatgtgcatATGAATGTGTTTGTATATTGGCATAGCATTGACTTTGGGAGAGGACAACG
Encoded here:
- the LOC139407571 gene encoding acyl-coenzyme A thioesterase 1-like isoform X2 → MNSVPVLTVKPWRALFDEKFHVVVRNLPPTQEVTLHSLHQSEDTDYWEAFGHYVSDAQGRVTVAKDESFGGTYEGVDPMGLLASMRPIPGSRTGLRFRIKEVHTPMVVHISVYRGHVSQGFREQVALASFVTERWYMAPGVRRVDITEGGVTGTLFLPPGPGPFPGVLDMWGGGGGLVEYRAALLASHGFAAMALMYLFPDAQKAATIGFHYIENAFRLLQDHPLVASDKIALLGTSFGASVALSLAVSETVKPICCVCISGSHVLTLKANQSIAESFKVMKEHVHKSRMDENNCIIWRDTLLPIPEDSDLKVDVGRITCPLLLVVGQDDTNWAAVESADDVSNMMERAGNSHLLTTLSYPGAGHLIEPPYGPHCRACTFVLQPGQQRVVVLWGGLTKPHAVAQEDSWKKILDFLQEHLCHSVKPHVYSRL
- the LOC139407571 gene encoding acyl-coenzyme A thioesterase 1-like isoform X1 — protein: MNSVPVLTVKPWRALFDEKFHVVVRNLPPTQEVTLHSLHQSEDTDYWEAFGHYVSDAQGRVTVAKDESFGGTYEGVDPMGLLASMRPIPGSRTGLRFRIKEVHTPMVVHISVYRGHVSQGFREQVALASFVTERWYMAPGVRRVDITEGGVTGTLFLPPGPGPFPGVLDMWGGGGGLVEYRAALLASHGFAAMALMYLFPDAQKAATIGFHYIENAFRLLQDHPLVASDKIALLGTSFGASVALSLAVSETVKPICCVCISGSHVLTLKANQSIAESFKVMKEHVHKSRMDENNCIIWRDTLLPIPEDSDLKVDVGRITCPLLLVVGQDDTNWAAVESADDMTQMMERAGNSHLLTTLSYPGAGHLIEPPYGPHCRACTFVLQPGQQRVVVLWGGLTKPHAVAQEDSWKKILDFLQEHLCHSVKPHVYSRL